A DNA window from Camelina sativa cultivar DH55 chromosome 17, Cs, whole genome shotgun sequence contains the following coding sequences:
- the LOC109129903 gene encoding uncharacterized protein At3g60930, chloroplastic-like, with the protein MASTSEPASSPETESEQLIRRTSKRRTLNPEHSAQIGESSRSASKVPPHLVRCSTGASSSQVNPTLPSSVRHEAETNELISDVFALEEHRFAPLGFSIEDIDPLFDHEGRIGGEKSSSSIKTVNDMLNSCGLFNSNVTILIPREDQRPWSPPEGYVCLYEGYFTECRLIFPIPELVSIYAERRMIAISQFVPGAICNFMAALTIAAEVGVDLRVQAFEQLSSFKQSKSSNRWEVNMRPAHNFLRSKRVNKFPKYTNQYFFVRVDQYSFANPLGFHRRVWNENPDRPFCATRLAPNYILVRDALLTGNNRQWDSITRIRVKTAMGKGRTNFPSFASSLRRTGGCRVMEAKDVQIVRRDTQAAIEAEIGPSQGLTEVDPTPDQTVADPIQALGEDIEPSNVVEENALPLALENANPPNEEQDVPQLEAGSKRRKKKNKDKQIVAEPTTDARPLPSRKRSADEAGLESADRFRLERKDDKTNHFAYNYFGEYPLVSNREASGELFRTLKISNRIGIQELQTDVDSLNAQTAAKMNALVQKYDRQVKTSKNSGSELEKVKECIEQIRTASDAKDARIKELEALVAEKDGIIANTELRVSELNSRALTLEEEKAELQESCDGLKLQLAFEVKRLRTDRWEKVERTAKKAQTRLDKVRAYLVEQVKVRPLEDLLNQATGVQEAVQYLVENGAVIPEERIKEIDEKKAEAEKTVTAIDVLELNDNDLNMSPDQLGFGFPPPEMTAPESVEHPFGSNAASFQADLSGALDVEN; encoded by the exons ATGGCGAGCACATCGGAACCTGCCTCTTCACCGGAAACTGAAAGCGAGCAATTAATTCGTCGTACATCCAAACGAAGAACTCTCAATCCTGAACACTCCGCGCAGATCGGGGAGTCAAGTAGATCGGCTTCCAAAGTCCCGCCTCACCTGGTTCGCTGTTCAACGGGAGCCTCTTCTTCTCAGGTGAATCCAACCTTGCCATCGTCAGTTCGTCACGAGGCTGAGACCAACGAACTGATTTCGGACGTATTTGCGCTAGAAGAACATCGGTTCGCACCCTTGGGATTTTCAATCGAAGATATCGACCCCTTGTTTGACCATGAAGGACGGATTGGAGGCGAGAAGAGTTCGAGTTCGATCAAAACTGTGAATGATATGCTAAACTCGTGCGGTTTATTCAATAGCAACGTCACAATTTTAATTCCTCGAGAAGATCAACGCCCCTGGAGCCCCCCGGAAGGGTATGTATGCTTATACGAGGGTTATTTTACCGAGTGTCGCCTCATATTCCCAATCCCGGAGTTGGTTTCAATCTATGCCGAAAGACGGATGATAGCGATCTCGCAGTTCGTACCCGGAGCCATTTGTAACTTCATGGCTGCCCTGACCATAGCAGCCGAAGTCGGAGTCGACCTTAGAGTTCAAGCTTTCGAACAGCTATCAAGTTTCAAGCAATCGAAGAGTTCGAATCGCTGGGAAGTGAACATGAGACCGGCTCATAATTTCCTCCGCAGCAAACGAGTGAATAAATTCCCGAAGTATACGAACCAATACTTCTTCGTCCGCGTCGACCAATATTCATTCGCTAACCCGTTGGGTTTTCACcggagagtgtggaatgaaaatcctg ATCGTCCGTTTTGTGCAACGCGCCTAGCTCCGAACTATATCCTCGTCAGAGACGCTCTGCTAACCGGGAACAATCGTCAGTGGGATTCAATCACTCGTATCCGTGTCAAAACTGCAATGGGCAAAGGTAGGACGAATTTTCCAAGTTTTGCCAGTTCGCTAAGACGAACTGGCGGATGCCGCGTCATGGAAGCAAAAGACGTCCAGATTGTTCGCCGAGACACCCAAGCTGCCATTGAAGCCGAGATCGGTCCGTCCCAGGGTCTAACCGAAGTTGATCCTACCCCAGACCAGACGGTCGCCGACCCTATTCAGGCACTCGGAGAGGATATCGAGCCATCCAACGTTGTAGAGGAAAACGCCCTTCCTTTGGCTTTAGAAAACGCCAATCCACCGAACGAAGAACAAGACGTTCCTCAACTCGAAGCTGGATctaaaaggaggaagaagaagaacaaagacaaacaaatcGTTGCTGAGCCAACCACCGATGCGCGTCCGTTACCGAGTCGCAAGCGTTCGGCCGATGAAGCCGGACTGGAGTCCGCCGATCGATTTCGCCTTGAAAGAAAGGATGACAAGACGAATCACTTCGCCTATAACTACTTCGGCGAGTATCCCTTGGTGTCCAATCGCGAGGCTTCGGGCGAGCTTTTCCGGACCCTGAAGATTTCCAACCGAATTGGAATTCAA gAGCTTCAAACTGACGTAGATTCTTTGAATGCACAGACTGCCGCCAAGATGAATGCGCTGGTTCAGAAATATGATAGGCAAGTCAAAACCAGCAAGAATTCGGGTTCGGAGCTCGAAAAAGTGAAGGAATGCATAGAGCAAATCCGAACTGCCAGCGACGCTAAGGACGCGAGGATCAAGGAACTCGAGGCGCTCGTTGCCGAGAAAGATGGCATCATTGCCAACACGGAACTGAGAGTTAGCGAACTGAACTCCCGAGCGCTTACtctagaagaagagaaagccgaGCTGCAGGAATCATGCGACGGGTTGAAGTTGCAGCTTGCTTTCGAAGTTAAAAGGCTTCGGACGGATCGATGGGAGAAAGTGGAGCGGACAGCGAAGAAAGCGCAGACCCGATTAGACAAGGTCAGGGCCTATCTAGTCGAACAAGTGAAGGTTCGCCCCCTAGAAGATCTGCTGAACCAAGCCACCGGAGTACAGGAAGCTGTACAATATTTGGTTGAGAATGGGGCCGTCATTCCTGAAGAGCGAATCAAGGAGATTGACGAGAAAAAGGCCGAAGCCGAGAAGACTGTCACGGCAATCGATGTCCTCGAGCTGAATGACAATGACCTTAATATGTCACCGGACCAGCTCGGTTTTGGATTTCCCCCCCCGGAGATGACGGCTCCGGAATCCGTCGAACACCCATTCGGTTCGAACGCCGCGAGTTTCCAAGCAGATCTGTCTGGTGCCTTGGACGTTGAAAATTGA